The genomic DNA TACTGCAGCATTTGCTATATGAAAACTTGCAACTTCGCAACATCTTGATTTGACTAGAAGGTTATGGAGACTATTTTTAACATAAATCGGTTTCTGCAAGGTGAATTCATACAACAAGCAAAATAATAGTagtgatatggatagaaaatatatcctaaagacacattaaatgtcgcattaattacactAGGCCTTCTTGTCTAAAAGTCCAGTACAGGCCTGTCTGGTCCGAACTCATAGTAGGCTCAAGTTGGCCCATGTAGACAAGGCCCACTAGTTGAGGTTGTTGAGATCGCCAAGGTCAACGAACACAAGctgttcacggactaggcccaatacggatGGAAGAGCAGAGATGTGTGTTCTAAACAAACTCAAAGTCCTACTCAGAAGGTTCTGGAACTCCTTCCTCAAtaggactcctaatcaccatctaagttggagacttgtccaccaagtctcccaacaaaAGTCTATCCCTAGACTCACTTCTATATAAAAGGCTCTaaccctcaacctagaactatatttttggcttgattctctacaacacagagatacgtaggcatcttgcaaggaccgatagtcccgaacgcaagagtagccattaaagctcgaagctcaccaaccctagcattaaatactaaagtAGTCAAGTTTTTAttccataatatttggcgccgtctatgggaaggctacaacaaccatggtgaataCACGGAGCAGAAACATTAGTGGAATATAAACTCCTGTTCCACCGCGAGCAATCGAATCAGTGGTGGAAGTACCACCACACTCAACTTATGCCTCCACCCAAGGAAGAACCCTGGTAGGGGCAACCGaggctcagccacaagggacaaatcccccggctcctcaagggacgaatccccaacttcagcaGCTATATGCACCTGTAAACTCTCAACCCCTTGGGTATGAGTACTCGAcaattgtgactactaacccccctttatgggatgcctctataccccgAAGTTGGAGGGAGTGGGCACTCTAATAAGGGTGAAGCACAAGGGAGGATGCCCCAATACATACGTGGCTTGGATCCTATTCCATAGGATCAAGAATTTTGTGGACCTTatactgaaagagactccgaatcaTCGGATGATGATGTTgctccaagaaggaggcgtgttggaaaagagccgatggctgatacTGAACAACGCTCCAGGAGCACTCAAAGGGTGAATCCCCAAGATGTTcaagagaggatcagggctcatgaagctgagatccaaaggctgaagcgtgacttgGAGACACAACTGAATTTAAGACCCCCACTGCTCCAAGACGGAAAGGTCCTCCCCCAATCATaaacctggatggtccaataccaagaatGGCAGTTTCCCCAAGGGCTGATTCAAGTGATCTTATGCCTCTAGGAGATCTtgatgatccaaacccaccagtcactgatgagataatgaatgctcacatctcaaggaagttcaagatgcccaccatcaaagcatacgATGGTACTGGAGACActgctaatcatgttaggacgttctctaacgccctgttgctacagcccgtgaatgacgctattaagtatcgggacttccctcaaaccctatcgggtatggctcaaaggtggtacagtcaTCTGCCCCTAGACTCTATTGGATCCTTTAAGGACTTGAGCCAAGCTTTTATCAAGTAATTCATAAGTGGCAGAGTGCACGAGAAGAGTTCAGCCTCTCTCATGGGCATAAtccaaggagcaaaggagtcctTGAGAGAGTATCTGAATTGATTTACGAAGGAGGCTTTGAAGGTCcctgatcttgatgataaggtagctatgataacCCTACAACAAGGGACTAGagacgagttctttaagatgtcacTAGCTAAGCGCTCTCCCGAaagtatgttgcagctccaggatagagccagaaagtatatcaaggtggaggagAGTATAAAGAAGACAGCTGTGAATAATGAACCCACTGGGAACAAGAAGAGGAAGACGGATCAGGAGTATGACGTTAAGGATAAGTATCCACGAATTGGAAAAAGTTCCGACTCTTCGTCTTTTAAGAAGAATCAGCAACCAAGGTTTGCTGAGTATGCGAGGTTGAacgctccaaggagccaaatccttatggaaattgagaaggacaaAGAGTTCAAATGGCGGAAGCCATTAAGGGGGACCCCGAGAAAAGAGATAAGAGTTGGTactgcaggtttcacaaggatgtcAGTCATGATACTGACGATTATAGGCAACTCAAGGATAAGATTGAGTATCTGATCCGAAGGGGAAAGTTTGGATgtttcaccaagggtgaagaggccgaaggccaaaagagagataatgatcgAAGAGATGGCGATCGGAGGGGTAACGACAGAGATCGCAACCCACAGCCCCGAGGGCCAGTAATGAATATGATCTTAGGAGGACCTACAACAGCTGGTACTACAAGGAACTCCCGAAAAGCTTATGCAAGAGAAGTAATGAGCATAGTTGGAGAGCCATCTAAGCGTTCTAAGTCAGAGATGACGCTTGAATTTGGTGACccagaccttgaaggtttgaaattttCTCAGGATGATCCTCTGGTTATCACTCCAATAATTAGAAATTGTCCTGTTATGAGGGTCCTAGTGGACAATAGAGCTTCCGTGGACATTCAGTTCCATGACACATTCATAAGGATGGGCTATAATGATTCTCAGCTAACTCCATACGACGCACCTATCTACGGGTTTAACTATGTAAAATGCAAAGTCAAAGGAGCAATACAACTTCCCGTAACTATCGGGGAGGAGCCCAGGGAGGCCACGTAGATGTTGAATTTTCAGGTTGTCAAGGAAGCCTCTACTTATAATACTATCATGGGTAGAACAGGGATCCGTGCTTTTAAGGCTATACCCTCAACCTACCACATGGTACTGAAGTTTCCAACTAGGAATGGTGTTGGAGAAGTGAAAGGAGATCAGAAAATGGCCCGCAGTTGCTATGTTGCAGTACTTAGGCCCGATGGAACTGGGGGAAGGTCCTccccatagaagacatggatgtcAGAGAGAATGATGAACTACGAGGGAAGCCAGCTGAGGAATTGGTCCCAATTCCCTTAGATATCTTAGACCCAGAGAAGGTCACGTACATTGGGCCATCTCTGGACAAGCCCTTGAAGGGCCGAATGACAACTTTCCTCCAAGAAAACAATGATGTACTTGCTTGgacagcagctgat from Apium graveolens cultivar Ventura chromosome 5, ASM990537v1, whole genome shotgun sequence includes the following:
- the LOC141660441 gene encoding uncharacterized protein LOC141660441 encodes the protein MAEAIKGDPEKRDKSWYCRFHKDVSHDTDDYRQLKDKIEYLIRRGKFGCFTKGEEAEGQKRDNDRRDGDRRGNDRDRNPQPRGPVMNMILGGPTTAGTTRNSRKAYAREVMSIVGEPSKRSKSEMTLEFGDPDLEGLKFSQDDPLVITPIIRNCPVMRVLVDNRASVDIQFHDTFIRMGYNDSQLTPYDAPIYGFNYVKCKVKGAIQLPVTIGEEPREAT